A part of Bacillus thuringiensis genomic DNA contains:
- a CDS encoding TetR family transcriptional regulator produces the protein MAKNKQEDIFDAAIQLFAERGYDGTTIPMIAEKAKVGAGTIYRYFENKEALVNSLFTKSVLQLSELIKTDFPVNANIREQFSHTYNRLFEFARQNADAFLFTNSHCDSYFLDEHSNEIFEDFMGFFMDLIEDGIEKGFLRPLPPIALIIIVYQPIEKLIKVMETGQLEYTEELVKELEESCWNAIRII, from the coding sequence ATGGCTAAAAATAAACAAGAAGACATTTTTGATGCTGCAATACAACTTTTTGCAGAACGAGGTTATGATGGTACAACAATTCCGATGATTGCTGAAAAAGCAAAAGTAGGTGCTGGTACCATTTATCGCTATTTTGAAAATAAAGAAGCGCTTGTTAATTCTTTATTTACGAAAAGTGTTTTACAACTATCAGAATTAATAAAAACTGATTTTCCAGTCAATGCAAATATTCGTGAACAGTTTAGCCATACATACAACCGTTTATTTGAATTTGCAAGACAAAATGCAGATGCTTTTCTTTTTACAAATTCTCACTGTGATAGTTATTTTCTCGATGAACATAGTAATGAAATATTCGAGGACTTTATGGGTTTCTTTATGGACTTAATTGAGGATGGAATCGAAAAAGGTTTTCTTCGTCCATTACCACCAATTGCTTTAATTATCATTGTATATCAACCGATTGAAAAATTAATTAAGGTAATGGAAACAGGGCAATTAGAATATACAGAAGAATTGGTAAAAGAATTGGAAGAAAGTTGCTGGAATGCTATTAGAATCATTTGA
- a CDS encoding GNAT family N-acetyltransferase, whose amino-acid sequence MNVMRLKEDRFREALCLSEYAFQYKVDEERLQQQLTKMKESHEIYGIMEGEDLAAKLHLIPFHIYIGKEKFKMGGVAGVATYPEYRRSGYVKELLQHSLQTMKNDGYTVSMLHPFAVSFYRKYGWELCANLFVCRMTKSDLVMKNQVNGTVKRFNKENHPEEVEKIYETFAERFSGMLVRDEKWWLQAVYNDLTLAIYYDENKTAAGYMLYKIENYKMTVEEFVPLHNEARNGLWNFICQHDSMIKELEMTVSENEPLLYTLQEPRVKAEIKPYFMGRIVDVEQFLKQYELNWNNAQQEVILHITDLLAPWNNVTVRLANNEITIIEQPMDKGIKLDINALSTILFGYKRPIELNELELISGSEEEIRAFENIVPVHKPFIYDFF is encoded by the coding sequence ATGAACGTTATGCGATTAAAAGAAGATAGATTTAGAGAAGCATTGTGCTTATCGGAATACGCTTTTCAATATAAAGTTGATGAGGAACGATTGCAGCAACAACTTACAAAGATGAAAGAAAGTCATGAAATATACGGTATTATGGAAGGGGAAGATTTAGCAGCAAAACTGCATCTTATTCCGTTTCATATATACATAGGAAAAGAGAAATTTAAAATGGGAGGCGTTGCAGGGGTAGCGACGTATCCAGAGTATAGAAGAAGTGGATATGTGAAAGAATTGCTTCAACACTCACTTCAAACGATGAAAAATGACGGATATACAGTATCAATGCTACATCCATTTGCTGTTTCATTTTACCGTAAATACGGCTGGGAACTTTGTGCGAATCTCTTTGTATGTCGTATGACAAAGAGTGATTTAGTTATGAAAAACCAAGTAAATGGTACTGTGAAACGTTTCAATAAAGAAAATCATCCAGAAGAGGTGGAAAAGATTTATGAAACATTTGCAGAACGTTTTTCCGGTATGCTAGTTCGCGATGAAAAATGGTGGTTGCAAGCAGTCTATAATGATTTAACATTAGCGATTTATTACGATGAAAATAAAACGGCAGCAGGTTATATGTTGTATAAAATAGAAAACTACAAAATGACAGTAGAAGAATTTGTTCCACTGCATAATGAAGCGCGAAATGGTCTGTGGAACTTTATTTGTCAGCATGATTCTATGATTAAAGAACTTGAAATGACAGTAAGTGAAAACGAACCGTTGTTATATACACTGCAAGAGCCGCGAGTAAAGGCAGAAATAAAGCCATATTTTATGGGAAGAATTGTAGATGTGGAGCAGTTCTTAAAACAATATGAGTTGAACTGGAACAATGCACAGCAAGAAGTGATCTTACATATTACAGATTTACTTGCTCCGTGGAATAACGTAACAGTGAGGCTTGCGAATAATGAAATAACAATTATAGAACAACCAATGGATAAAGGGATCAAACTAGATATAAATGCACTATCTACAATATTGTTTGGATACAAACGTCCTATAGAACTAAATGAACTTGAATTAATTAGCGGAAGCGAAGAGGAAATACGAGCATTCGAGAATATAGTACCGGTGCACAAGCCGTTTATTTATGATTTCTTTTAA
- the aroA gene encoding 3-phosphoshikimate 1-carboxyvinyltransferase, whose translation MKERTIQPVNNGLNGNITIPGDKSISHRAVMFGAIAEGKTTIKGFLPGADCLSTISCFKEMGVDIVQNGDEVTVVGKGLEGLQEPKAVLDVGNSGTTIRLMSGILANTPFFSCIQGDESIAKRPMKRVTNPLKQMGANIDGREEGTFTPLIIRGGDLKAIEYISHVASAQVKSAILLAGLRAEGVTAVTEPHISRDHTERMLEAFGVKVTREGKTVKLAGGQKLTATDVQVPGDVSSAAFFLVAGAIIPNSKLVLENIGMNPTRTGIIDVLEKMGATFTVEAINEGASEPAANITIETSSLKGIEIGGDIIPRLIDEIPVIALAATQAEGITVIKDAHELKVKETNRIDTVVAELTKLGARIEATDDGMIIYGKSALKGNTVNSYGDHRIGMMLAIAGCLAEGKTTIEDAEAVGVSYPTFFEELQKLAK comes from the coding sequence GTGAAGGAAAGAACGATACAACCTGTTAATAACGGATTAAATGGCAACATTACAATTCCAGGAGATAAATCCATTTCACACCGCGCTGTCATGTTCGGGGCGATTGCAGAAGGAAAAACAACAATTAAAGGTTTCTTACCTGGTGCAGACTGTTTAAGTACGATTTCTTGCTTTAAAGAAATGGGAGTAGACATCGTGCAAAACGGTGATGAAGTCACTGTAGTTGGTAAAGGGTTAGAAGGCTTACAAGAACCGAAAGCTGTATTAGATGTTGGTAATTCTGGTACAACAATACGTTTAATGTCAGGTATATTAGCTAACACACCATTTTTCTCTTGCATACAAGGTGATGAGTCTATCGCAAAAAGACCGATGAAACGTGTTACAAATCCATTAAAACAAATGGGTGCAAACATTGATGGCCGCGAAGAAGGAACATTTACTCCATTAATAATACGTGGCGGAGATTTAAAAGCAATTGAATATATTTCTCATGTCGCAAGCGCACAAGTTAAGTCAGCTATTTTACTTGCTGGACTTCGTGCAGAAGGTGTAACAGCTGTTACAGAACCACATATTTCCCGTGACCATACGGAAAGAATGCTTGAAGCATTTGGCGTTAAAGTAACTCGCGAAGGAAAAACAGTGAAACTAGCAGGTGGCCAGAAGTTAACAGCGACAGATGTTCAAGTACCAGGTGACGTATCATCGGCTGCATTTTTCTTAGTGGCAGGTGCGATCATACCAAATAGTAAATTAGTATTAGAAAATATAGGGATGAATCCAACTCGTACAGGCATCATTGATGTATTAGAGAAAATGGGTGCCACATTTACTGTAGAAGCAATTAACGAAGGTGCATCAGAACCAGCTGCAAATATTACAATTGAAACATCTTCATTAAAGGGAATCGAAATTGGCGGAGATATTATTCCAAGATTAATCGATGAAATTCCTGTTATTGCTTTAGCGGCAACACAAGCAGAAGGAATTACAGTAATTAAAGATGCACACGAATTAAAAGTTAAAGAAACAAACCGTATTGATACAGTCGTTGCAGAATTAACGAAACTAGGAGCTCGCATAGAAGCAACTGACGACGGGATGATTATTTACGGGAAATCAGCTCTAAAAGGGAATACAGTTAATAGTTATGGTGATCACCGTATCGGAATGATGCTTGCGATTGCCGGCTGTCTAGCGGAAGGAAAAACAACAATTGAAGACGCAGAAGCAGTAGGCGTATCATATCCTACATTCTTCGAAGAACTTCAAAAGTTAGCAAAATAA
- the tyrA gene encoding prephenate dehydrogenase, with amino-acid sequence MCKKVVLIGTGLIGGSLALAIKKEHDVTITGYDIFQEQVERAKELHVVDEVAVDLQRECEEAHLIVFASPVEETKKLLHKLASFRLREDVIVTDVGSTKGTIMNEAEALFSKEVSFIGGHPMAGSHKTGVESAKAHLFENAFYILTPMNHVPNEHVEELKRWLQGTGSHFLVLNTEEHDYVTGIVSHFPHLIAAGLVKQVEKHAGDNPLIHQLAAGGFKDITRIASSSPKMWSDIVKQNREHLMVLLKEWISEMEGLYDTVSTGDAGEIQNYFADAKEYRDSLPVRKRGAIPAYHDLYVDVLDKVGALAHITSILAREEISITNLQILEAREGLLGVLRISFQREEDRMKAKLALGEEKYQTYETI; translated from the coding sequence ATGTGTAAAAAGGTAGTTTTAATTGGAACTGGTTTAATCGGAGGCTCTCTTGCATTAGCAATTAAGAAAGAGCACGATGTAACGATAACAGGTTATGATATTTTTCAAGAACAAGTAGAGCGTGCAAAAGAATTACACGTAGTAGATGAAGTAGCGGTAGATTTACAGCGTGAATGCGAAGAGGCACATTTAATTGTTTTTGCTTCTCCAGTTGAAGAAACGAAGAAGTTATTACACAAATTAGCGTCATTTCGTTTAAGAGAAGATGTTATTGTAACCGATGTTGGTAGTACAAAAGGAACGATTATGAATGAAGCGGAAGCTTTATTTTCAAAGGAAGTATCTTTCATTGGTGGACATCCGATGGCAGGTTCTCATAAGACTGGAGTTGAAAGTGCAAAAGCGCATTTATTTGAAAATGCATTTTACATTTTAACGCCGATGAATCATGTGCCAAATGAACATGTGGAAGAACTAAAGCGTTGGTTACAAGGAACAGGATCTCATTTTCTCGTTTTAAATACGGAAGAACATGATTATGTAACAGGGATTGTTAGTCATTTTCCGCATCTTATCGCAGCAGGATTAGTAAAACAAGTGGAGAAACATGCAGGAGATAATCCACTTATTCATCAACTAGCTGCCGGAGGGTTTAAAGACATTACACGTATCGCATCTAGTAGCCCAAAAATGTGGAGTGATATTGTTAAGCAAAATCGCGAGCATTTAATGGTATTATTAAAAGAGTGGATCTCTGAAATGGAAGGTTTATATGATACAGTTTCTACCGGAGATGCAGGCGAGATTCAAAACTATTTTGCAGACGCGAAAGAATACCGTGACTCTTTACCAGTACGAAAGAGAGGGGCAATTCCTGCCTATCACGACTTATACGTCGATGTTTTAGATAAAGTAGGGGCATTGGCTCATATTACGAGTATTTTGGCACGCGAAGAAATTAGTATTACGAACTTGCAAATATTAGAAGCGCGTGAAGGATTGCTTGGGGTATTACGTATTAGCTTCCAAAGAGAAGAGGATCGTATGAAAGCAAAGCTAGCGCTTGGAGAAGAAAAATACCAAACTTATGAAACAATTTAA
- the hisC gene encoding histidinol-phosphate transaminase, translating into MQVKDQLSSLQPYKPGKSPEQMKEVYGDHSFVKLASNENSFGCSPRVLDELQKSWLEHALYPDGGATTLRQTIADKLHVQMEQVLCGSGLDEVIQMISRAVLKAGDNIVTAGATFPQYRHHAIIEGCEVKEIPLNNGVYDLDEISSAVNNNTKIVWICNPNNPTGTYVDDQKLTQFIEDISENTLIVIDEAYYEYVTAKDFPETLPLLEKHKNILVLRTFSKAYGLASFRVGYAIGQEELIEKLNVVRLPFNVSSLAQKAATIAFGDDEFIEEIVRVNTEGLQQYESFCKENEIPFYPSQTNFIFLPVNDGGEIYEACAHAGLIIRPFPNGVRITVGTREQNEGVISVLKQHFENKERKSRDEANV; encoded by the coding sequence ATGCAAGTAAAAGATCAACTCTCATCATTACAACCATATAAACCAGGTAAATCACCTGAACAAATGAAAGAAGTGTATGGAGATCATTCATTTGTGAAATTAGCATCGAATGAAAATTCATTCGGCTGTTCACCACGTGTTTTAGATGAGTTGCAAAAATCGTGGTTGGAACATGCTTTATATCCTGACGGAGGTGCTACAACGCTCCGTCAAACAATTGCAGATAAGTTACATGTACAAATGGAACAAGTACTTTGCGGTAGTGGTTTAGATGAAGTTATTCAAATGATAAGTCGTGCAGTACTGAAGGCAGGAGATAACATCGTAACGGCAGGTGCAACATTCCCTCAGTACCGTCATCATGCAATTATTGAAGGGTGTGAAGTGAAAGAAATTCCTTTAAATAACGGCGTATACGATTTAGACGAAATTTCTTCAGCGGTAAATAATAATACGAAAATCGTATGGATTTGTAATCCGAATAACCCGACAGGCACATATGTGGATGATCAAAAGTTGACGCAATTTATTGAAGATATTAGTGAAAATACGTTAATTGTCATTGATGAAGCGTACTATGAATACGTAACAGCAAAAGATTTCCCAGAGACATTACCGCTTTTAGAAAAACATAAAAACATTCTTGTACTTAGAACATTTTCTAAAGCGTATGGATTAGCTTCTTTCCGCGTTGGATATGCGATTGGCCAGGAAGAGCTAATTGAGAAATTAAATGTCGTACGTTTGCCATTTAACGTATCTTCATTAGCACAAAAAGCAGCAACGATTGCTTTTGGTGATGACGAGTTTATTGAGGAAATAGTTCGTGTGAATACAGAGGGATTACAACAATACGAGAGCTTTTGTAAGGAAAATGAAATTCCATTTTATCCATCGCAAACAAATTTCATCTTCTTACCGGTAAATGATGGTGGAGAGATTTATGAGGCTTGTGCACACGCAGGGCTTATTATTCGTCCGTTCCCAAATGGTGTCCGTATTACAGTCGGAACAAGGGAGCAAAATGAAGGAGTGATTTCAGTGTTAAAACAACACTTTGAAAATAAAGAAAGAAAGTCTCGAGATGAGGCAAATGTGTAA
- the aroC gene encoding chorismate synthase, with protein sequence MRYITAGESHGPQLTVILEGVPAGLTLTAEHINKELLRRQKGHGRGRRMQIETDTVEIVSGVRHGMTLGSPITLIVKNDDFKHWTKVMGAEPISEQESKEMKRTITKPRPGHADLNGAIKYGHRDIRNVLERSSARETTVRVAAGAVAQQILKELGVEIAGHVLEIGGVQAKHIANLPIEEIQTITENSPVRCLDKEVEQEMMDAIDNAKSSGDSIGGIVEVIAEGMPIGVGSYVHYDRKLDAKLAGAIMSINAFKGAEIGVGFEAARQPGSKVHDEILWDEENGYTRKTNNAGGLEGGMTTGMPIVVRGVMKPIPTLYKPLASVDIDTKEAFQASIERSDSCAVPAAGVVAESVVAWELAHALVEQFGKDRMELIQQNITQHNKYAKEF encoded by the coding sequence ATGAGATACATTACAGCTGGAGAATCACATGGGCCGCAGTTAACAGTTATTTTAGAAGGTGTACCAGCAGGTTTAACATTAACAGCGGAACATATTAACAAAGAATTATTAAGAAGACAAAAAGGGCACGGACGCGGAAGACGCATGCAAATAGAAACTGATACAGTTGAAATTGTAAGTGGTGTTCGTCATGGGATGACACTTGGCTCACCAATAACGTTAATCGTTAAAAATGATGATTTCAAACATTGGACGAAAGTGATGGGTGCAGAGCCAATTTCGGAGCAAGAAAGTAAAGAAATGAAACGTACAATTACAAAACCACGCCCAGGACATGCGGATTTAAACGGCGCAATTAAATATGGACATCGTGATATAAGAAACGTACTAGAGCGCTCATCTGCAAGAGAAACGACAGTTCGTGTAGCTGCTGGTGCAGTTGCGCAACAAATTTTGAAAGAATTAGGCGTAGAAATTGCAGGGCATGTTCTTGAAATTGGTGGTGTGCAAGCGAAGCATATTGCTAACTTACCGATAGAAGAAATTCAAACAATAACTGAAAATTCACCAGTTCGATGTTTAGATAAAGAAGTAGAACAAGAGATGATGGATGCGATAGATAACGCTAAAAGTAGTGGGGATTCAATCGGCGGTATTGTTGAAGTCATTGCAGAGGGTATGCCAATAGGTGTTGGTAGTTACGTTCATTACGATCGTAAATTAGATGCAAAACTTGCTGGTGCAATTATGAGTATTAATGCATTTAAAGGTGCTGAAATTGGCGTTGGTTTTGAAGCGGCAAGGCAGCCAGGAAGTAAAGTGCACGATGAAATTTTATGGGATGAAGAAAATGGATACACGAGAAAAACGAATAATGCCGGCGGTTTAGAAGGTGGTATGACAACAGGAATGCCAATTGTCGTAAGAGGCGTTATGAAACCAATACCTACATTATACAAACCGTTAGCAAGTGTTGACATTGATACGAAAGAAGCTTTCCAAGCGAGTATTGAAAGATCTGATAGTTGTGCAGTACCAGCAGCGGGAGTAGTAGCTGAATCTGTTGTAGCATGGGAACTTGCACATGCACTAGTCGAACAATTCGGAAAAGATCGTATGGAGTTAATTCAGCAAAACATTACGCAACACAATAAATATGCAAAAGAATTTTAA
- a CDS encoding bifunctional 3-deoxy-7-phosphoheptulonate synthase/chorismate mutase, with amino-acid sequence MANHELDQLRKQVDEINLQLLHLLNKRGEIVQKIGEQKQVQGTKRFDPVREREVLDMIAEHNEGPFETSTVQHIFKTIFKASLELQEDDNRKALLVSRKKKQENTIVDVKGELIGNGTQTFIMGPCAVESLEQVRQVGQAMKDQGLKLMRGGAFKPRTSPYDFQGLGVEGLQILRQVADEFDLAIISEILNPNDVEMALEYVDVIQVGARNMQNFDLLRAVGKVNKPVLLKRGLAATIDEFINAAEYIIAQGNDQIILCERGIRTYERATRNTLDISAVPILKKETHLPVIVDVTHSTGRRDLLLPTAKAALAIGADAVMAEVHPDPAVALSDSAQQMDIPEFHRFMDELKGFKNKLS; translated from the coding sequence ATGGCAAATCATGAATTAGATCAATTACGTAAACAGGTAGATGAAATTAACTTACAACTATTACACCTTTTAAACAAACGTGGTGAAATCGTTCAAAAAATTGGGGAACAGAAGCAAGTACAAGGTACGAAACGTTTTGATCCAGTACGTGAGCGTGAAGTGCTTGATATGATCGCAGAGCATAACGAAGGACCATTCGAAACGTCAACAGTTCAACACATTTTCAAAACAATCTTCAAAGCTAGCTTAGAATTACAAGAAGATGATAACCGTAAAGCATTACTAGTATCACGTAAAAAGAAACAAGAAAACACAATCGTTGATGTAAAAGGTGAATTGATTGGAAACGGAACACAAACGTTCATCATGGGACCTTGTGCGGTAGAAAGCTTAGAGCAAGTTCGTCAAGTAGGGCAAGCGATGAAAGACCAAGGCCTAAAATTAATGCGCGGTGGTGCTTTCAAACCGAGAACATCTCCATATGATTTCCAAGGTTTAGGAGTAGAAGGATTACAAATTTTACGCCAAGTTGCAGATGAGTTCGACTTAGCAATCATTAGTGAAATTTTAAATCCGAACGATGTTGAAATGGCATTAGAATACGTTGATGTAATTCAAGTTGGTGCACGTAACATGCAAAACTTCGATTTATTACGAGCTGTAGGTAAAGTTAACAAGCCAGTATTACTAAAACGTGGTTTAGCAGCAACAATTGATGAGTTCATTAACGCAGCGGAATACATCATTGCACAAGGTAACGACCAAATTATTCTATGTGAGCGCGGTATCCGCACATACGAAAGAGCAACACGTAACACATTAGACATTTCAGCAGTACCGATTTTAAAGAAAGAAACACATTTACCAGTTATCGTTGACGTAACACATTCAACTGGGCGTAGAGATTTATTATTACCAACAGCGAAAGCAGCACTTGCAATTGGCGCAGATGCAGTAATGGCTGAAGTACACCCAGACCCAGCAGTTGCATTATCAGATTCTGCACAACAAATGGATATTCCAGAATTCCATAGATTCATGGATGAGCTAAAAGGATTCAAAAATAAATTATCTTAA